The Streptomyces lienomycini sequence CAGGTCGGCGAAGAGCCAGGGCCGCCCGAGGCACCCGCGCCCGACCACGACCCCGTCGCAGCCGGTCTCCCGCACCATGCGCAGCGCGTCCTCGGCGGACCAGATGTCGCCGTTGCCGAGGACGGGGATCTCGGGGACGTGCTCCTTGAGGCGGGCGATGGCGTCCCAGTCGGCGGTGCCGCCGTAGTGCTGGGCGGTGGTGCGGCCGTGCAGGGCGATGGCGCTGACGCCCTCCTCGACGGCGATGCGGCCGGCGTCGAGGTAGGTGAGGTGGTCGTCGTCGAGGCCCTTGCGCATCTTCATGGTGACGGGCAGGTCGCCGGCGCCGGTGACGGCCTCGCGGACGATGGCGCGCAGCAGGTGCCGCTTGTACGGCAGCGCCGAGCCGCCGCCCTTGCGGGTCACCTTCGGGACCGGGCAGCCGAAGTTCAGGTCGATGTGGTCGGCGAGGTCCTCCTCCGCGATCATGCGGACGGCCTTGCCGACGGTCACCGGGTCGACGCCGTACAGCTGGATCGAGCGCGGGGTCTCGGTCGCGTCGAAGTGGATCAGCTGCATGGTCTTCTCGTTGCGCTCGACCAGCGCACGCGTGGTGATCATCTCGCTCACGAACAGGCCCTTG is a genomic window containing:
- the dusB gene encoding tRNA dihydrouridine synthase DusB; its protein translation is MSTLTTPAPDTTAAPLRIGPHTVAPPVVLAPMAGITNAPFRTLCREFSGGKGLFVSEMITTRALVERNEKTMQLIHFDATETPRSIQLYGVDPVTVGKAVRMIAEEDLADHIDLNFGCPVPKVTRKGGGSALPYKRHLLRAIVREAVTGAGDLPVTMKMRKGLDDDHLTYLDAGRIAVEEGVSAIALHGRTTAQHYGGTADWDAIARLKEHVPEIPVLGNGDIWSAEDALRMVRETGCDGVVVGRGCLGRPWLFADLVAAFEGRTDSFVRPTLREVADVMVRHATLLGEWIGDEARGVIDFRKHVAWYLKGFAVGSEMRKRLAITSSLEALRAGLDELDLDQPWPTGADGPRGRTSGNNRVVLPDGWLKDPYDCAGVGADAELDTSGG